GCGGGCCGTTCACTACGCCCTGCCCGACGCCGTCGACGCCCCCGCCATCGTCCTCTTTCGCTACACGCCCGGTTATGCCACGCCCCACGAGGAACCCGTCTACAACGTCACCACCGCCTGGCCAGACGACGCCGCCATCATCCGTGCACACGATTTGGGCGATCGCAATGCCGAGCTGTTCGCCTACTATGCGCAGCGGCAGCCCGACCGGAACGTCTACCGGTTCGACCGCGCCACAGGCCAGCTCACGTTCCTCGGCCGGGCGCGCGACCTTGCACCGACGTCGGGCTCGCCCCTAAAGTAGCCGCTCAACACGAAGGACCAGCCCATGCCGACCTCACAGGAACGTATCGATCAATTCAAGAAGATGGCCGCCGACGACCCGAAGAACGAGCTGGGGCACTTCTCGCTCGGCCGCGCGTATCTGGACGCGGGCCAGTACAACGAGGCCGTCAAGTCGTTCGAGCACACGCTCGTGCTCAACAACAAGCTCTCCAAGGCCTACCAGCTCATCGCCACCGCTCTGCTCAAGCAGGACCTCAAGAGCGAAGCCATCGACCGCCTCACGCAGGGCGTGCTGCTCGCCGACGAGCGCGGCGACGTGCTGCCGCGCAACGAGATGGTCAAGATGCTCGAGGAACTGGGCGCCCCCGTGCCCATGCTGAAGAGCGCCAACCGCACCATCGAGGTTGGCGAAGGCCAGGTGCTCGACCGCCGCACCGGCCAGCCCGGCACAAAGCTGCCGCGGCCGCCGTTCAGCAACAAGATGGGCCAGATGATCTACGCGAACGTGTCGGCCGAAAGCTGGCGCGAGTGGATCGGCATGGGCACGAAGGTCATCAACGAACTCCGCCTGCCCCTCTCCGATCCGCAGGCCCAGAAGGTCTTCGACGAACACATGCTCGACTTCCTGAACCTGAAGGACGTGTGGGAGGAATGGCGGGCCAAGCCGTAACGCGTCGCCCGCACGAGCCGGACGCGTTAGCGACGAATTCCAGATCCCGGTCGCTCACGCTCGCGGCTCGTCAGTACGGAGCGCGGAAGGACCAACAAAGAAGCGGCGCGCCACACAGGCCGCGCCGCTTCTTCATTCAGACTTCATCCTTCTGCCACTCACGCCGCCTTCGCCCCCACGCCGCCGAACTGCACGCGGGTAGGTACGGGCAAACTCACCGGCCCCGCCTCCTGGCGGCGGGATACCCAAGCCGCGCACAGCCAAACCATCGTGCCGGGCGCCACGCTGTCGGGCAGGGTGATTTTGTAGCCCGGCCGCGTCGCGGCACCGGCAAATTCCCAGTCGCCAGGGTTCTGCGAGTACGTCTCGCCCGCGAACCAGTAGACCCACGCCGCCACCGCGCCGGCCGCCTTGCCGCGCTTCGTCGTCTTGTCGTGCACGTCCACGGTGATCGTCCGGCCCGTCGTGTCCGTAATGTCCACGCCAGGCGACACCGCGATCGGCGGCTGCGGGCTGGGCTGCTTGTAGATCGGCAGGCCCAGCTGCGTGCGCATCGGGTCGGTCGTGCCCGGGTGCCGCTGCACCACGCCCGCCAACGCCCGCAAATCGGCGGTCAACTGTCGTTTGGCGATGTGAAGCTCGTCGACCTTCACCGGCGTGCGAAACTCGTTGTTCTCGCATTGCGCGAGCAGCTCATCGAACACGGTGAACCGAGCACCGAACGTCGCGACTTGCAAAGGAGCCAGCCCGGCCGCTGCGCCCATCGTGTCGATGCCGGTCTTGAACGTCAGGCAGTACGCGCGAAACTTCGCGTTGCCGGTTGGGAAGAAATTGCCGCTCATGGTGTACCTCGGGTCAGGCGTCCGCCGTCCCGTCGCGCGCACCACCCGGACCACCCGGACGAGCCACGACATCGCGAGGACACCCCTCCCATCGTCGTTCGGCCTGCCCCACTTAATCGGAATTCGCCAGCCCCCGCGCGGATCGATGCACGTCCAAGAATACCGCCCGTCCCACCCTCCCCACCCCCCTCGCGCCGCCCCGCGCAACTCCGCACGCCCCCTGCGGAACGCCGCACGCCCCCCTGCGGAACTCCGCTCACCCCCGTTCGGATCTCCGCACGCCCCCCTGCGGAACTCCGCTCGCCCCCGTTCGGATCTCCACACGAGGGCGCGCGCATGTCCGCCTGTGTCCTTTAGAGCAGGGCGCACCTTGCCGTAGCGTTCGGGTGCCACGGTTTGGTACGCCAAGCCGTGTCTCGGGCGTGCGGCAGGCACGGCTTGGCGTACCAAACCGTGGCACCCAGCGGGCTCTCGCGACGCGAAAGTGTCCCACCCGGCCATGGTTAGACCACGCCAAACGGTTGGACGGTAGACGTTTGTTTATCAGGTGGATCGACCAGATAATGGAGGGCATGCCGCAGGAAGCCGAAAACCGACCGGTGCTGGATTACGCTCGATCCCGCACTCGGCTCGCGATGCACTGGCCGACGGCCGCCGCTGTCGCCGCTGTCGGAGTTGCGCTGAACGCTCTTCCGCTCTTCCGCACTAGCATTCCTCCGATCGGGGAGCGGCGGATCTCGGTTACCATGGAGGACATGCTCGGGTGGCCGTGGGTGTTCCTGTGGTACGGCGGCGGGTACAGCAGCGAGGTCGTCATCCTTTGGCCGTACCTCCTGTTCGATGTCACGTTGCTTGCGGGCCTCGCCCTTGCCACGGGCCACGCGGCCTGTCGCATAACCCGCCGCAGCAGCGGACCGGTGACGATAGTAAACTGAACGGAGCCGGGTGCCACGGTACGATACACCGTGCCGGGGTGAGGAAAAGGGGACATCCAGAATATCCACGCCCGACCGTTGACGGCCCAACACCGCCCACGGATATTCTGGATGTCCCCTTTTCTGGTCCCCCTTTTCTGGTCCTCCGCCGCGTCAACGACCTGCGTCCCACCCCCCGCCCCTGCCCTAACGCCCCGACGTTTGACATTCCCCCCACCCGCGCCGATTATCATGCCAACGGCCATGCGCCGGTCGGCCATTGCACCGCCCCCCGTCGGGGCCCCGGCCCGTAACCCCGTGCGGCGCACGCGTTGGTCAACCCATCGTCCCGACCCCGGCCGGCATGCTAATTTGCGCCGTCGGTCAGGCTAATAGTAGTTATCCCGCCTCACGATGACGCTCATTGAGACCCATTCCGGCGAGAGCGATGCCGAGTTGCGGGTAGTCACCGACGGCATTCTGCAAACACTGAACCCCGAGAAGCCCAACTGGTGGCATCCCTACGAGCTACGCGGGACGTATCGCCGCGACGGCAAGATGTTTCGCGAGTTCTTCTGCGTCGCTGGCAGCGTTCAGATTTGGCTCTGGAAACTCGCGGGTGAGAATCGGACGCGCGAAGTCCTGATGGTCGAAGACGACGCGGCGGAACGGCCGGCGGTATAACCCGGCAATGCAACGGACCGTGCCGGCGGTATAGTTACTGGTGGTCGCGAGTCGCGCGTGCGCCGGCCCGGCCGTTGATCGCCATCACGTTATACCGCACAAATGTCGCGTCCTTACAAAGTCGCAATCGTTGTTGACCGTGAGTTCGGTAGCCGGCTCGACGCGGTGGCGAAGCAGCTCCACGTATGGATTTGTGATTCGCCAACCAATCGAGCGGCTTTCGATGCGGTGCATCGTTCAAGGGGGGAATGGCGTTATGATCTTGAATCCGGTGTGACGATTTTCAAGTGCGATCCCATTGAATCTGCCGAGGACGCGCTGATCGCCGTTCTTGGTGCGGTTGACTTGCATCACGGCGGTTATTCGCACGACCCTCCTTGGTCGGGTATCGACGTTTTTGGTTGTGCTGCTACGCCGCGCGTGCGAGACGCGTTTGCGGAGTATGGCGCGAATGTAACCAGTGAGACCGCAGATGGATTCGAAGCGCGGCGGCCATCCGGCAGTGCGGTATAACCACCCGACTATGAATCCCGTTTGGGGTCAAGGGTGAAGTTGGCGCGCACCGCATTTGGCCTCCCTCTCTTACCAGACGCATTTCGCTTCCGTGGTCGGGTTCGGTGCTTCACCTTAGCGGCCGGTGCGCTTCAGACGACTATTCGATGTTCATCGAAACGCCTTCATCGGTTCCGAGCCTCATTCACCCAGGCAAAAGCCCGTCGCCTCATTCGCTGCATCGGACGTCCCCGTTGCTTGCGCACGGGATATCCCGCCCGTGTTGATGTGCGTTGCGTCATTTCGAATCGTTCCGCCCGCACGGCTTCTGCCCTATACTTCCCGCTCGTCAACGAACCTTCGGAGAACTGAAACATGAACGTCCTTGTCGCGGGTGGAGCGGGTTATATCGGGTCGCACACGGTGAAGCGGTTGAAGGAGGCGGGGCACAAGCCCGTCATCTACGACAATCTCTCGCGCGGGCATCAGGCGGTGGCGAAGATTTTGGACGTGCCGGTCGTCTGGGCGGATCTGAACGATTCGCTGGCGCTGATGGATGCGCTGCGGACCCACAAGATCGACACCGTCATGCACTTCGCGGCGTTCGCGTACGTGGGCGAGAGCGTGGACGAGCCGCTGCGCTATTACCAGAACAACGTGGCCACCACGGTGAACGTGCTGCGCGTGATGCAGGAGGCGGGCGTGAACCGCTTCGTCTTCAGCAGCACCTGCGCCACCTACGGCGACCCGCCGAGCGTGCCGATTACCGAGGACATGCCGAAGAACCCGGTCAGCCCGTACGGCCACAGCAAGCTGATGGTCGAGCGCATCCTGATGGACCTGGCCAACGGCAAGTGGACCGACTTCAAGTTCGCGGCCCTCCGCTACTTCAACGCCAGCGGCTGCTCGATGGATGGCAGCATCGGGGAGGACCACGATCCGGAGACGCATTTAATCCCCGTCGTGCTGCAAGCCATCATGGGCGTGCGGCCGGGCATCACCGTCTTCGGCACCGACTACCCCACGCCCGACGGCACCAACGTGCGCGATTACATCCACGTGGAAGATCTGGCCGATGCCCACATCCTGGCGATGGAGAAGCTGGACAGCATTAAGAAGGTCTTCGCGAACCTGGGCACGGGCAAGGGGTTCAGCGTGAAGGAGATCATCGCGACGGCCGAGCAGGTGACGGGGAAGAAGGCCCCGGTGACGTATGGCCCAAGGCGGCCGGGCGATGCGATCGCGCTGTATGCGAATCCGAAGCTGGCGAAGGACGTGCTGGGCTGGGAGGCGAAGCACAAGGACCCGCTGTCGATCGTGCAGAGCGCGTGGAACTGGCATAAGGATCATCCGCGCGGGTACGAGCGGTAAGGCAGAGATTAGAACAAAGATTACGCAGATGACGCAGATTTGGGTTCAACCAGTCTGCGCAATCTGCGTAATCTTTGTTCCCTGATGCTTATTCTCCTGAATTCACGATGTTCCTCGCTGTTCACCCTCTTTCCCGCGTCCCTGTCGTAGACGACAATTACATCCATGGCCCGCCTGCGTGATGTGCCGACGATCGTGCGCGAAGTGGGCGTCGTGCCGTTCGCCAAGCGCGTCTGGTTCGAGACGCTGGACGATCACCTGCCGATGTTCGCCGGCACGCTGGCGTACGCGTGGCTGCTGGCGTTGTTTCCGTTCGTCATTCTGATCTTGAACGTCGTGCCGCTGTTGCCGGGGGCCACGCATCGGGATGTGGCGGTGGATACGTCCGTCATCCTGCACGCCCTGCTGCCCGACCGACTGGCCGACGCCGTCTGGAGCAACGCGACCAATCTCGGCGCTGCCGACCGATCGCGGCGAAGCACAGGATGGGTGGTGCTCGGCAGTTTGCTGGCGACGCTGTGGATCGCCAGCGGTGGCGTGACGGCGACGATGGCGGCGCTGGACAAGTGCTACGAGCTGAAGCAGGTGCGCGCGTACCACAAGCGCCGGCCGATGGCATTCGGGCTGACGATCGTCATGGCGCTGCTGGCCATCGGCGTGACGACGCTGCTGACCACCGGGCCCGCCGGCCGGCAATGGATCGCCGACCAGTTCAGCCGTGGCGTGGCGATCCCGCTGATCTTCTGCTTCGACCTGATTCGCGGAGCGATCGCGCTCGGGGCCGTGATGTTCCTGGTGGGCCTGATGTACCACTTCGGCCCCTGCGTGAAGCGTCCTTACCGCCCCGCCACGCCGGGCGCCATTTTCGTGATGGTCGTCTGGCTCCTGCTGGGCCTGGCGTTCAAGGAATACGTGAACCGCTTCAGCGGCAGCCGCTACGAGGAGAACTACGGCGCCGCCGGTTGGGTCGTCATCCTGCTGGTCGTGCTGTACCTGGACGCGCTGGTGCTCTTGATCGGCGCTGAGATCAACAGCGAGATGGACTTCGCGATTCTGAAGGTGCCGCGCGGTTCCAGGAATTACATGCAGGCCGAGCGGGCGCGGACGAATGGAACCGAAGCAGCGGTGCCGTCGAAGGGAACGGAAGCGGACCTGTGCCTGCCAGACGCCCCGCGGCCGACTCAGGACAGCGCGCCGGTATCGTGACGCCTGCGGAACGGGTTCGGCACGCGATGCCACATCCAGAGCCCGCCTGCGACCGACGCAGCGCCGAGGGTGACCATCAGCGCGATCGGCACACCCAGCGCACGCAGTTCACCTGCATCGCCGGTGGGTTCGAGCCAGCCAACACCGATGTACGCGCCATTGGCGATCAGGCAGAAGCCGCAGAAGAACCGCAGCCACGCCGGCAACGATTTGCGGATGCCCCGCACGACGCCGCAGAGCATCACCGGCAACAGCACGCCCCACACCGGCCCGCCGGCGACGATGAACGTCCGGCTGGCGCCACCCGTGACATCGGTTCTCGAGAACCCCCAGAGCGGCAGGACGACGCGATCGACCGTGCCACCAACGAGCCACGCGTGCAACACGTGCCCCGCCTCGTGCGTCGCCATGAACGCCAGCCACGACGCGTAGATGCCAGCGAGCGTCGCCAGCATCCGCCGAACCAACCACCCGTTGATGGGATGCCGAGATGATCCAGAAGTCACTTCGTGCCCAGGCGGTTCTGCAGTTCGTCGATCAGCTCCTGGTCACCCGTAAACACGCGGTCGTACGGTTCCCACATGCCGGGCACCTCGGAGCGTTCGGAGACGATCTTCACCTTGTAGACCAGCGGCTCGGCTTGGGCGATCGTGCCGATGAAGTAGGTGCGGACCGAGAACTCACCGCGGCCCGGGGTGCGGAAGGTGCGCGTGAGGCCGACGCTGCGCAGGTAGCCGCTGGCCTGGTCCATCTGTTCGAGGTTGGAGTAGCGCGTGGTGACGGAATCGATCATGCGCTGCCACGCCGCCGCCTTGTCGAACTGCTTGTCGACCTGGATGCGCCGCCAGTTGTTGGCGGCGTCGGAGACGGTGGTCTGCGTGTAGGCCTGATCGGGGATGAGGTCGAAGTTGACGTACCCTCGCTTGGCGATCGCACTGCCCGAGGCCACCGTCTGCGACGCGCCGATGTAGCCGACCTTGTTGGCCGACACCTCGTAGAAGCTCTTCTTGCCAAAGTCGAACTTGGCCGGCGTGGGGGTGGTGCCGACGGCGTTGCCATCGACCATCACTGTTGCGCCGGGCGGCGTGCTGCGCACCTGCAGCGTCGTCGGCCCGCACCCGATCGCCAGCACTAACATCGACAACACGACCCCGCAACGCAGCGCAACCATGGCGCCTCCCTTGAACGTAAGATAAGGATGCGAATCCCTCGCGTCGCGCCAGGCCGGCGCGACGGCGATCGATCACTTGCCCGGCTTCAGGTCGGACGGCAGGTCGCCGGCCTTGACCTTCCGCACCGCCGCCGACGACAGCATGACCGTGTCGGCCGTGCGCAGGTCGACGAACGTCACGCTGCCGGAGCTCACCTTGTAGCTGTTGGTATAGTACGGCCGATCGGGCGCGCCCGGCTCGACCACGCGGTAGTACGTCGGCGCGCAGCCCGCGCCGATGCAGATCATCACGCCGCACATCAGTCCCGTCACTCGCTTCATCGAATACCTCGGTGATTTGATGGCCCCAAACGATGCGCCGTCGCAACCCCATTGCGCTCGGCCGGCACAGGTGCTACCCCGACTTCCGGCGATCGCCGTCGTCGGCCCCGCGCGAGTAGAAGTCGAGGTAGAAGTATGACATTTCCTTGCCTGCGATCGTTTTACTCCGATTCAGGCGGAAATGGAATTTTTCCAGAAGTTTCACTGCCGGCAGCGTGCCCACGCTGGTGCCGAGGGCAACCTTCAGGTGGCCGATCTCCTGGCAGAACGCGATCGCGTGCACAAGCAACTTCGACCCGATGCCGCGCCGCTGCGCGTCGGCCCGCACGCGCAGTCGGCGGATCTCGCCGACGCCCTCTTCCAAGTGCTGCACGCCGATCATGCCCACGATCTCACCGACCTCGTTCACGGCGACCCAGAACCCATTGCCGCCATCCACCGCGTAGGCGCGTTCGATGTCGTCGATGTCCAGCCCCGTATCGTTCGCCGCAAGCTTCGCCCCGGCGACCATGCCGTCAAGATAGAGCCGTCTGCACGCCACCTGATCCTGTGGTTGATAAGCACGAATGGTGACGGGAATGTCAGGAAGGTCGGCCACGATCCACATTGTAACAAGGAGCGAACCGATGGGGAGGAAAGTGGGACGGAAATGCGGAGTGCGGATTGGAAAACAAAGCGTCACACTTCAGGCTCCGCTCCATTCCGCACTCATCACTCATCACTCATCACTCATCACTCATCACTCCGCATTTCCCCCTTCACCATCAGCATCATCGGCCAGATCAGCAGCAGCGTGGCGGCCGCGCAGGCGGTGACGCCGACGTTGATCAGCAGGCCCAGCGACTGCACCGCCGGAATGCTCGCGGGCACCATCGAGCCGAAGCCGATGAACGTCGTCGCGCAGCAGGTCAGCAGCGCAGTGGCCAGCGGCGCGAAGTGTTCCTCCAATTCGCGGCGGTCCCTCGATTGCCGCCAGACGGTGGCGACGAAGATGCCGTAGTCGACGTTGATGCCCAATAGCAGCGGCGCCATCACGCTGTTGACCAGGTTCAGCCGCGTGTCGGTGATCGACATGAACGCCAGCACGCAGAGCAGGCTGAGGCAGGTCGGCAGCATCGCCAGCAGCGCCAGCTTCAGCGATCGAAACTGCAGAGCGAGGTAGATGCCGATCGCGCCCAGCGCCGCAGCGATCAGCCGCGGCAGATCGCGCAGCACCGCCGCTTCGACGTTGGCTGAGATGGGCGTCATGCCAGTGATGGTGGCGCCCGGCATGCCGGCCAGTGCCGGGCCGATTGCGCGGAGCGCCGCGTCGCGCGTCTCGCTGCGGTCGAGCGGCTCGCGGAAGAAGAGCACCGTCACCGCTTCGCGAATCGGCCCACCGGCCAGTGCGTCGCGCGGCAGCAGCAGCTGGCCCAGTTCGGGGTACCGCACGAGCGACGCGGCCGTCGGCGCATCGCCCGGCGACAGCAGCTGCGACAGGAACGTGCGATAGCCCGCGAAACCGGCAGGGTCGAACGAACTGGCGGCGATGGCGGTTTGAAAGTCGGCCGTGACGCGGTCGGCCAGTGCTTCGCTCAGCATCGGCTGTCGCTGGGCGACCACGGCGGGATCGGGCACGAGCGACGCCAGCCCGAAGACGCCACTGATGCCCGCCGCCCGCACGGCCGGCGTATCGAGGCGGCGCTGCACGTCGTGCGAGAGACGCACCAGCTCGTCGGCTGAAGGTGCGTTCAAATAAATGACGATCGGGCCCGCAGCGCTCTGCATGCGCGTCGCGATGAACCGCTGGGCATCCAACGGCGGGTTGGGCCGCGGGTGGAGCGACGTCAGGTCCGCCTCGGACCGGTAAGCCGCCCCACCGACCGCCAGGCACGCCGCCGCCGCCAGCAGCACCAACGATGCGGCAGCGATGAAGGTCCGCGGCCGGTTCGACAGCGCGCCACCCAGCATCGCCGCGACGGGCAGGCGCAGCGTGACGATGCCACTGGTGCCGTTGTCGCGCCACGCCAGCAGCGCCGGCAGCACAACCGTCGCCGCCAGCCACGAGCCGGTAAGGCAGAGCGTGCCGACCATCGCGAAGTCGCGCAGTACCGGCACGGGTGAGATCGCGATCGTGATGAAGCCGATGATCGACGTCAGGCAAGCCGCCACCATCGGCGACAGAAGCCGCCGCGACGTGGCGATCGCGACGGCGGCGCTGTTGGCCTGCCCCTGCCGTCGCGCGAAGTAGGCGATGACGTAGTGGATCGTGTAGTCGATGCCGATGCCACCGAGCGCCCCACCGACAACGGCAGCGAGCGGCGTGATCGTATCGCGGAAGAGGGCGTAGGCGCCGAATCCCCACACGATGCCGCACGCCACCGGCGCGAACGCCAAGATGAACAGTCGCACCGGTCGGCGGTAGAGCAGCGCGAAGAGCACCGCCAATCCGACGACCGTCGACACGACACCGACGATCGAGTCGCGCCGGATCATGGTGGCGCTGTGCGACGCCACCGCGTAGCCACCGGCGATGTCGATGCGCAGCCCGTCGGCGTTGGCCGCCGCTGTCAATCGTCGCACGGCTGCGGTGATGTCGGTGGCAAAGCTGAAGTCACCCGTCGGCTTCACCCCTTCGATGCGGATGAGCAGGCTGCGATTATCGGGCGACAGGAACGCGCCGTTGCTGCCGGGCGTCGCGCCACCGCCACCGCCGCCGCCGCCGCCACCGCCCGGCACGTTCAGAGAGGAGAGCCGTTGCAACAGAAACTCGTACAACCGAAGCGGATCGCGCGCGATCGCCTTGGCCAGTGCCCCGATCGCCGGCCCCGGCGCCGCCAAGGCGGCCTCGTTCTGCGCGATCTGCTCGCGCATGCCCGCGGGCGACAGCCGCTGCATGACGGCCGCAAACTGCTCGTCGTTCAGGTAGTACAGCCCGGCCGGCACGACGACCTTCTCGATGTACTGGCGCTCCTGCGTGCCGGCGCGGTACCGCATACGCGCGATCAACCGCGCGCCATCGGCATCGGTGGCGGCGGTGCGTTGCAAGGCTTCAGCGAACGCGATGAGCGGCTGCGCATCGGGTTGAGCACCTTCAGGCAGCGTCGCCAGCACCAGCA
This region of Tepidisphaeraceae bacterium genomic DNA includes:
- the galE gene encoding UDP-glucose 4-epimerase GalE, with the protein product MNVLVAGGAGYIGSHTVKRLKEAGHKPVIYDNLSRGHQAVAKILDVPVVWADLNDSLALMDALRTHKIDTVMHFAAFAYVGESVDEPLRYYQNNVATTVNVLRVMQEAGVNRFVFSSTCATYGDPPSVPITEDMPKNPVSPYGHSKLMVERILMDLANGKWTDFKFAALRYFNASGCSMDGSIGEDHDPETHLIPVVLQAIMGVRPGITVFGTDYPTPDGTNVRDYIHVEDLADAHILAMEKLDSIKKVFANLGTGKGFSVKEIIATAEQVTGKKAPVTYGPRRPGDAIALYANPKLAKDVLGWEAKHKDPLSIVQSAWNWHKDHPRGYER
- a CDS encoding YihY/virulence factor BrkB family protein translates to MARLRDVPTIVREVGVVPFAKRVWFETLDDHLPMFAGTLAYAWLLALFPFVILILNVVPLLPGATHRDVAVDTSVILHALLPDRLADAVWSNATNLGAADRSRRSTGWVVLGSLLATLWIASGGVTATMAALDKCYELKQVRAYHKRRPMAFGLTIVMALLAIGVTTLLTTGPAGRQWIADQFSRGVAIPLIFCFDLIRGAIALGAVMFLVGLMYHFGPCVKRPYRPATPGAIFVMVVWLLLGLAFKEYVNRFSGSRYEENYGAAGWVVILLVVLYLDALVLLIGAEINSEMDFAILKVPRGSRNYMQAERARTNGTEAAVPSKGTEADLCLPDAPRPTQDSAPVS
- a CDS encoding MMPL family transporter, with protein sequence MRLLTEWPARFPRTTLILAALLTIAAVLSMLRLRPETSIQGLLDESQPAVAAMGRVLDQFPVANELLVLATLPEGAQPDAQPLIAFAEALQRTAATDADGARLIARMRYRAGTQERQYIEKVVVPAGLYYLNDEQFAAVMQRLSPAGMREQIAQNEAALAAPGPAIGALAKAIARDPLRLYEFLLQRLSSLNVPGGGGGGGGGGGATPGSNGAFLSPDNRSLLIRIEGVKPTGDFSFATDITAAVRRLTAAANADGLRIDIAGGYAVASHSATMIRRDSIVGVVSTVVGLAVLFALLYRRPVRLFILAFAPVACGIVWGFGAYALFRDTITPLAAVVGGALGGIGIDYTIHYVIAYFARRQGQANSAAVAIATSRRLLSPMVAACLTSIIGFITIAISPVPVLRDFAMVGTLCLTGSWLAATVVLPALLAWRDNGTSGIVTLRLPVAAMLGGALSNRPRTFIAAASLVLLAAAACLAVGGAAYRSEADLTSLHPRPNPPLDAQRFIATRMQSAAGPIVIYLNAPSADELVRLSHDVQRRLDTPAVRAAGISGVFGLASLVPDPAVVAQRQPMLSEALADRVTADFQTAIAASSFDPAGFAGYRTFLSQLLSPGDAPTAASLVRYPELGQLLLPRDALAGGPIREAVTVLFFREPLDRSETRDAALRAIGPALAGMPGATITGMTPISANVEAAVLRDLPRLIAAALGAIGIYLALQFRSLKLALLAMLPTCLSLLCVLAFMSITDTRLNLVNSVMAPLLLGINVDYGIFVATVWRQSRDRRELEEHFAPLATALLTCCATTFIGFGSMVPASIPAVQSLGLLINVGVTACAAATLLLIWPMMLMVKGEMRSDE
- a CDS encoding GNAT family N-acetyltransferase, which encodes MADLPDIPVTIRAYQPQDQVACRRLYLDGMVAGAKLAANDTGLDIDDIERAYAVDGGNGFWVAVNEVGEIVGMIGVQHLEEGVGEIRRLRVRADAQRRGIGSKLLVHAIAFCQEIGHLKVALGTSVGTLPAVKLLEKFHFRLNRSKTIAGKEMSYFYLDFYSRGADDGDRRKSG
- a CDS encoding PEGA domain-containing protein: MVALRCGVVLSMLVLAIGCGPTTLQVRSTPPGATVMVDGNAVGTTPTPAKFDFGKKSFYEVSANKVGYIGASQTVASGSAIAKRGYVNFDLIPDQAYTQTTVSDAANNWRRIQVDKQFDKAAAWQRMIDSVTTRYSNLEQMDQASGYLRSVGLTRTFRTPGRGEFSVRTYFIGTIAQAEPLVYKVKIVSERSEVPGMWEPYDRVFTGDQELIDELQNRLGTK
- a CDS encoding Fe(2+)-trafficking protein, which codes for MPTSQERIDQFKKMAADDPKNELGHFSLGRAYLDAGQYNEAVKSFEHTLVLNNKLSKAYQLIATALLKQDLKSEAIDRLTQGVLLADERGDVLPRNEMVKMLEELGAPVPMLKSANRTIEVGEGQVLDRRTGQPGTKLPRPPFSNKMGQMIYANVSAESWREWIGMGTKVINELRLPLSDPQAQKVFDEHMLDFLNLKDVWEEWRAKP